The region AAGCCCTGTCGCGCCCCGGCAAATAGCTTCTGGGCCGGTTACAGGGCCGGGCTGCTGCGGTACGTCTGATTGGATCATTATATCTAATGTTCTGGCAGGGCCTTCGCCGCAGGTATTACTGGCTGTTACCTTCACAAATCCCATTCTATCCGCCGTAGGTGCGCTACCTACCTTTACCCTTATGGAAGTGGCCGTGCCAGGCGTGCCGATTGGTGTAAAGCTCCAGCCAGACGGAACACTCCATGCATAGCTGGTGGCTCCATCTACAGGCGAGATGCTGTAGACAAACTCATTGCTAAGGCATACTTCCGTTGGGCCCGAAATGACACCGGTTTCGGATACCAGCACGCAGAAGTTAAGGCTGCTGGTGTTATTCGTATGGATCTCGTCTACAGTGGTACCTTCCACACTCACCATACTTGAGCGGATACCCGCTTTGTTTGTCTTGGTGACCACCGTAATGATAATTTCTTCTTTGTAATCGAGGTCTCCTATACTCCAACTTGAGCCGCTAAAGGTTACGGTAGGATCAGTGGAAAATTGCCGCAGAATCACACCGGTAAGAGCCTCACCGGAAACCACCACATTCTCTGCATTAGTAGGTCCGTTGTTCTTTACCCTGATGTAGTAGGTAACTTCCTCTCCAAAGGCGTAGGTATCGCGCCCCCTGGAACCAGGTTCTTTTGTAAGCGTAACCTCTAAATCAGCAGGATGGGTAATTACGTTGTTGGAGAGGGTGATTTTGCCGTTACTACCAGTGGAAATGGCGGCCAGGCGCCCCTGTAACTGCGCACCATCCTCCATGGTGATGTTGCTTATGGAGAAAATGTTACCTAGGGCAGCAGCACTCTTTCGTACCGTTACATCACCCTCAACGAGCCAGAATAAATTTATGCCTGCGGCGCCACCTGATAGCTCATACTCTGCCTTCACAATATCCAGTGAGCCGGTTACTTTGATAATGAAAACCGGTGCGTCTTGATCCTGGCCATTGAACGTAAGTTTGCCGTTAAGTATAGCATCTCCGCTTATGGTATACACACCAGGCGTGATGGTTAGGCCACCGAGGTTGCCAACAGGGAGACTGCTCCCAGTTCGGGAGGCCATAAAAGTCATGGCGGCACGTGCGTCGGACACCGCCTTCTGTGCCAAAGCATCGTTTGGATGTATTCCCAGCTCTGCTACTCCGGGGGGGAAACCAGTTAAATTCCCAGCACCAGTAGTTCCACCAACCTTGGCCTGTACCACTGTACTATCCGTATTCGTAATGGATGATGACGCCAAGGCCCCAAACTCATACATAGCCCCAAGCGTAGGCGCCGTCTGGGCAACAGCCCCGGCAGCAACTACACAAAAGCACACTACCAGAAGTATGACTTTTTCTAACCAGCTTCTCATTCAGTTATTTGTAAAATTTTCTTATATCCTTACTCTTTAAGGTGAAACATTGAGTTTTGCTCTGGTATTCTACATTGTACTAAATCAACAACCTCGGGCAGGCTTTACTCACTGAGTCAATTTTTCAGGTGCAATAATAGACTTTAAAAGTTACATAGAAAAATTATTAAATCGGCACCATGCATTTATCCTCTATGATACACCTATTATTTCACAATTTTTGGCACAATACAAGTTTTGCTTAAAAATTTAAATTTATTCATTATCAAATAACATTGCACTATATATACAAAGACATATATATCACTAATATAGGCTTATTTTCCTCTACAAAACACCTTCCCGGCATTTATTACTTTTTGCATTTATACCTTACCCATTGCAGCTGGCCAGCAAGGTAACATCGCATACATGCGCTGCGGAGATTTTTTCTAAAGGATATATTGGAATAAAACAAACCGCCCCTGCAGCGGCGGAGGCAGCTGCAGGGGCGGTGCTGTAGAAGTATAGAAAGCTTAGTTTATACTTACCAAACCCACTGCGGGCAAATGATGCGCCTGTCATTTAGGAGTTTAAAGCCTAGCACCACCTCATGCGTGCCCGCGCTTACCCTGTTCAGGTCGGAGGTAGTGAAGTCATAAGAATAGGAGAGGTCGAGTAGGGGGCTGATGTAAACACCCACCATGGCCGTGAGCGCGTCGTTATGCCGATAGGCGCCGCCCAGCCAGAAGCGCTCGGCATACATTACCCGCAGGCTGGCATCGATGGAAGCCGGGCTCGGGTCGGCTAGCTTCACCATCACCGACGGGATTACGTCTATACTTTCGGTTGGTTCCAGGCGATAGCTGCCGGTAATAAAGTAATGCCGCTGCAGAGGCAGTACTGCCTCGCCGCTCCTGTCTGCGTTAAAGCTGCCAGCATCCTCCAGCAGCTGCGCCCCGGCCACTCCCACCGAAAAATTACGCGAGTACAGCCACAGGCCCAGGTTCAGGTCCAGCACGGTGTTGTTGATGTTGCCGCCAGCCAGCAAGGGGTCGTTATCGTTCGAGAAGTCAAGGTCGCTGGCGTTGATGGAGTTGCGGATAAGGCCGGTGGAGACGCCCCCCGAGAGGTTCAGGCTGGTGGTAAGGGGCAGGTGGTAAGCATAGGACACACTGAGGCCCGTGCGGCGCAGCGGCCCTGTTTTATCGGTGTGCAGGATCGCCCCGACACCATGGTGGGCCAGCGCGCGGTGGTACTTGTTGCTGGCCGCACCTTTGTTCAGCGGCGTGTGCG is a window of Pontibacter kalidii DNA encoding:
- a CDS encoding PorP/SprF family type IX secretion system membrane protein, producing the protein MTKPLILILSLMAVAMQAMGQQRPQHSQYMLNNYLLNPAISGIEDYADIRLSHRRQWVGIDGAPSTYYLSAHTPLNKGAASNKYHRALAHHGVGAILHTDKTGPLRRTGLSVSYAYHLPLTTSLNLSGGVSTGLIRNSINASDLDFSNDNDPLLAGGNINNTVLDLNLGLWLYSRNFSVGVAGAQLLEDAGSFNADRSGEAVLPLQRHYFITGSYRLEPTESIDVIPSVMVKLADPSPASIDASLRVMYAERFWLGGAYRHNDALTAMVGVYISPLLDLSYSYDFTTSDLNRVSAGTHEVVLGFKLLNDRRIICPQWVW